In Isoptericola variabilis 225, the genomic window TCGTTGATGTATCTTCGATGATGTTCGGTCGAGCGCACCCGCTCCCGACCCACCCCCGGCCAGGAGGCATCCCATGCGAACCCCACGACACGACCCCTTCGAGCAGCCCTTCGGACCGCGCGGACGGCGCCGCCGTCGCGGCGACTTCCCCGACGGCGCCGGCATGCCGCACAGCGGCCGGCCCGGACCCGACGGCCGGGACCCGCGCGAGGCGTTCCACGGCCACCGCGGTCGCGGACGCGGCGGCTTCGGCCCGGGCTTCGGGCCTGGCTTCGGGCCCGGCTTCGGACCCGGCGGGCCCCGGGGCCGGCGTGCCGGGCGCGGCGAGATCCGCGCGGCGATCCTGCTGCTCCTCGCCGAGCAGCCCATGCACGGCTACCAGGTCATCACCGAGCTGGCCGAGCGCACCGACGGCCGCTGGCGCCCGAGCCCGGGCGCCGTCTACCCGGCCCTCGCGCAGCTCCAGGACGAGGGCCTCGTCGAGGTGTCCGACGACGGCGGCCGCCGCCTGGCGTCGCTCACCGACGCGGGCCGCGCCTACGTCGAGGAGCACCGCGGCGACCTCGGCACGCCGTGGGAGACGGTCGCCGGCGGCCGCCCGGCGCACCTGCGCGACCTGCGCAAGGGCCTGCACGCGCTCGGCGACGCCGTCGAGCAGGTCGTCCGGACGGGCACCGCAGCGCAGGGCGAGGCCGCCGTCGAGGTCCTCGACCGCGCGCGCCGGGAGATCTACCGGGTCCTGGCCGAGGACCCTGCGGACCCCGACGCCTGAGCGCGGTCAGCCCAGGCCGACGATCGCCGTCGGCGACCAGCGCAGCAGGCGCCCGTCGGCCGCGAGGTCGATGCCCCACGCGTCGTGCTCGAGCATGCTCGTCCACACGAGCTCGCCCGTCGCGACGTCGACCGCGGCCCAGTGCGCGGCGATCTGCTCCTGGTCGAGGGCCGGCCACACGAGCGCCATGCGCCGGCCGTCGGTGAACACCGACTGCACCCGGTCGGACACCGAGCCCCACACCCGCTCGCCCTCGACGTCGGCGAGCAGGTCGTCGTGCGACCAGATCTCGCGCCCGGTGTCCAGGTCGAGGCCCGCCACGCGGCCCAGCGCGTCGGTCACGACGGCGATGCCGCCCGCCTGCGCGAGCAGCGCCACGACGCGCGTCCCCCGCACCCACAGGACGCGGCCCTCGTCGTCGACGGCGTGCGTCTCGTCGCCGACGCGCACGAGGTGGACGCCGCCCCGGCCACCGTCGGACGCGCGCGGGACGAGCAGGTGCCCGCCGAGCTCGCGCCGCACCTGGCCGTCCCGCCCCAGCAGGCGGTCGCCCTCGGGGACGGACCCCACGCGGCCGCCGGTCGCCGAGCCGACGTACCCGCCGCCGTCGAGCGCCCGCACCGCGGCGCCGTGGCTCGAGGGGCCGACGCCGGCCACGACCTCGAGCCGCTCGCCCGCGGGCGTGAACCACGCGTCGATGCCGCAGCCGAAGACCCAGAGCAGGTCGCCGGCCGACGCGACGCGCAGCTCACCGCGCAGGTCGACCTCCGCGTCGCGGCCCCCGTTGGTGTACTCGACGCAGCGGTAGCCGTCGAGCACGGGCTCGAACTCGACCATGCGCTCCCACCGCACCTCGCCCGTGACGGCGTCGAGCAGGCGGACCTCGGCGTCGTACCCGTCCGCGATCTCGCCGTCCACCTGCACGTCGCCGGCCGCGGGGTCGCCGGTGAGCCCGACGTCGGGCTCGGACGCCTGCCCGACCCACGACGCCGTGACGACCGCGCCGTGGGGCGCCGGCCGCACCAGGTCGTCCGCGACCTCGAGCGGGCGCCGCGACACCACGCCGCCCTCGGCGTCGACGACGACGACCGTCCGCTCCTCGGCCCGCCCGGAGAGGCACACGAGCAGGCGCGACGGCACGATCCGCGCGCGCTGGTCCCACAGCCCGTACCCGCCGCCGCACTCGCTGGTCCGGTCGGGCAGGCGCACGGACCAGCGTCGTTCGCCGGTGTCGAGGTCGACCCCCTCGAGGTCGTCGTAGCGCTGGATGACGGCGGCCCCGCCCATGACCGCGACCAGCCCGCCCGGTGCGCGGTCGTCCGCGCGGACGTCCCACGTCACGGCGGGCGGCCGGGACAGGTCGAGGACGCCGCCCGACGCGACGCGCAGCGCCGCGGCCCGGTTCCGGTCGCCGACGACGTCGATCGCGACCGCGCCGACCGCCCCGAGGACCAGGACGAGGACCGCGACGAGCCACCGCTGCGCGTGCGGCGTGCGGGGCCCGCGTGCCGGCCCCGCCTCGGGCTCGGGGTCGGGCTCGACCCGCTCGAGGTGCACGACGGCGGCACCGCCGTCGGGCAGGTCGGCCGCCTCGGGCGCGCTCCGGCGAGGATCGTGACCGTCACCGGGCACGATCTCGAAGGTGAAGACGCCGTCGTCGGCGTCGCGTCGCCGGCCCACCTCTCGACGCTACTGCCGTCCGAGTCCTCTCACCCTCTCAGCGGTCAGGCCGCGGAGCCCGTTCGTGCGGTCGAGCTCCGCCGTGAGCAGCAGCGGGTGACCGTCGACGGTGACCAGCGTCTCCCACTCCGCGCCGTCGACCTCGACGGGCGCGACGTCGCCCGTGGTGAGGTCCACCGCGACGAGGGCGGTCCCGACGCGGCCCGACGCCATGTCGTGCGTCGTCGCGGACAGCAGCGCCGTCCTGCCGTCGGTCGCGGCCCCGGTCGCGGGTACGAGGATCGCGCCGGGGTCGGTGAACTCGCCCGAGGTCCGCCACCGCTCGGCCCCGGTGCGCAGGTCGAGCGCCAGCAGGCCGTCGAAGCCGCCGACCAGGAAGACCCCGTCGGCGCGCACGATCGCGTTCGCGTACGGGACGGAGACCCTCCACAGCTCGGAGCCGTCGCGGTCGACCGCGACCATCGAGCCGTCGTGCGTGTCGACCAGCACGACGTCGGTGGGAGCGCCGTCGGTGGCCCTCGGGACGACGATCGTGCCGACGACCTCGAGCACGACCTCGCCCTCGTCGTCGACCAGGCGGCTGCGGCCCTCGTCGTCGGTCGCGACGACGCCGCCGTCGGGGTACGGCATGCGGCCCCCGACGCCGTACCAGCCGAAGCCCGTCCGGACGTCCCCGGACGCCTCCGTGAGGTCCGTCCCGTCGGCGGCCGTGGCGACGTCGACCCCGCAGTGGGAGTGCTCGACGACCAGGGGCGACGCGACGAGCTGCCCCCGCCCGAACTCGGCGACGATCACGTCCCCGTCCTCGAGGATCCCGTGAGAGCACTCCCACAGCTGGCTGACCGGGGTGAACGGCGCGTCGAGCTCCACGACCACCTCGCCCGTCGTGGCGTCCTCGAGGCGCAGCACCGCGAGCAGCCCTCCCGCGGCCGGCTCGACCATGACGTCCTCGGCCCCGTACGCCGCGTCGAGCGTCCGCTCCCCGACGACGTCGGGCGCCGACCCGTCGACCTCGTCACCCGGGACCAGGTCGAACGTGTAGGGGTCGGGTGCGCCTCGCCGTCGAGCCACCTCACGAATCTACCGCCGGGCTACCGCCTGCGGGTCGCCTGCGTGACGACGAGCTCGAGCAGCGCGGCGTTGGCGCGCTTGCGCCGGTCGGCCGGGTCGGTGGTCAGCCGGTCGCCGCCGCCCGACGCGCCGCGCGGGGTCGTCGCGGGGGTCGTGGGGCGGGGGTTCGTGGCGCGGGTGGTCGTGGGGTGGACGGCCGCGGCGCGACGGGCCGTGGTCGAGGGGGTCGCCTCCATGGCGGGCTCCTTCCGTGGGGACCTCGTGGGTGCCTGGAGCCATCGTGCGCCGCGGAGGTTTCGGCGGCGTTGCCGCGCGGGTACGGGCGGGTGACCCCGCCGCGCGCAGCATGCCGTTGCGCTTCATGCCGTCGTACTGCGTCTGGCTCGAGGTCTCGAACAGCACCGTGGCGCTGCCGCGCAGCGCGAACGAACCGAGCGCCGTGCCCGGCAGGTTCGTGTCCTGCGGGTAGAGCGTGACCGCGCCGAAGCCCGACCTGCCCTGGTTCTGGAGCGCCTTGTAGACCGCGACGTTGGCCCGCTTGGACGCGTCCATGTCGAACTTCGGCCAGTCGCCGAACTCGCTCGGGTCGTCGATGAACCGCGCCGAGATCGACAGCGGCGACATGCTCTCGAGGTCCTCGGTGGCGTAGCAGGACCACTGGTTGTGGAGGTCCACGAAGTAGTCGACCGTGCCGAACTCGGCCTCGAGGCCCCGGTAGACCTCGCGGACCGTCTGCGCCTCGGGCGTGACGTACCAGCCCGTGTCGGCGCTCGTGCCCGGGAAGTCCTCGGGCGCCTCGGCGGGCTCGAGGTCGGTGCTCATGAGCCGCATGGTGGCACGGGGACGGCCCGGATCCGGGTCGTACACTCCCGGGGTGACCGCCCCGACCCCGCCCCCCGACACCGCGTCGAGGGTCCTCGGCGTCGCCGCGGCCGTGACGGGCGGGTTCGGCGCCGCGGTGCAGAGCCGCGTCAACGGCACGCTGGCCGAGCACGTGGGCAGCGGGTTCGGCGCGGCGGTGATCTCGTTCGGGTCGGGCCTCGTGTGGCTCACGCTCGCGCTCGCGTGCTGGCCCGCGGCCCGGGCCGCCGTCGGGCACGTCGTCGGGCGCCTGCGGGGCGGCGGCCTGCGCTGGTGGGAGCTGCTCGGCGGTGCGTGCGGCGGCTTCTACGTCGCCGCGCAGGGCCTCACGGTCGGCACGCTGGGCGTCGCGCTGTTCATGGTCGCGATCGTGGCGGGCCAGTCCGTGAGCTCGCTCCTGGTCGACCGGCTCGGGCTCGCGCCGGGCGGCGTCCGGCTCGTCACGCTCGGCCGGGCGCTCGGCCCCGCGCTCACCGTCGTCGCCGTCGCGATCGCGGTCTCCGGCTCGGTGGGCTCGACGGCGGCGCTCGGGCTCGCGGTCGTGCCGTTCGTCGCGGGCGCGCTCCAGTCCTGGCAGCAGGCCATGAACGGCCGCATCCGCGCGGCCGCGGTGGAGCAGGGCGGTGCGGGCGGCCGCATGGCCGGCGCGTTCGGCGCCGTCGGGGCGGCGACGTTCGTCAACTTCGTCGTCGGGACCGCCGCCCTGCTCGCGGCGTTCGCCGTCTCGGTCGCACTCGAGGGGTGGCCCGCGGGGGCGCTGCCCTCGGACCTGCCGCTCGACCTCCTGCTCTACTCGGGCGGCCTCATCGGCATCGTGTTCATCGCAATCCAGGCGGCCGTCGTGCAGCGCATCGGCGTGCTGCTGCTCGCGCTCGGCATGATCGCCGGCCAGGTCGTCGGCGCGCTCGTGCTCGACGTCGTCGTGCCCGACGCCGCGCCGCCCGGCCCGGCGACCTACCTCGGGGCCGGCCTCACGCTCGTCGCCGTGGCGGTCCCCGTCGTCGAGAGCCGGCTGCGCCGCCGTCGCGCCTGACTCCGCCGCGCGCGTGCGAGTGCCCGGCGCCCGGGTGACGGTGAAGTCACCGACAGGAAGGAGTCGCCATGGAAAGCGTCACCAAGTCGATCGACGTCGACGTCCCCGTCACCACCGCGTACAACCAGTGGACGCAGTTCGAGGACTTCCCGCACTTCATGGAGGGCGTGGAGGAGGTGCGTCAGATCACCGACACGACGACACACTGGCGGACGAAGATCGGCGGCGTCGAGCGCGAGTTCGACGCGGAGATCACCGAGCAGCACCCGGACGAGCGCGTCGCCTGGCGCAGCACCAGCGGTCCGGACCAGGCCGGCGTCGTCACCTTCCACCGGCTGAGCGACACGTCCACGCGCGTCACCGTCCAGATGGACTGGGACCCGGAGGGCTTCACCGAGAAGGTCGGCGCCGCGCTCAACTTCGACGACCGGCGCGTCCAGGGTGACCTCGAGCGGTTCAAGGAGTTCATCGAGCGTCGTGGCACCGAGACCGGTGCCTGGCGCGGCGACGTGAGCTGACCGAGCACGCGCACCGACGGCCGGCCACCCCGCTCCCCCTCCCGGGAGCGCGAGGTGGCCGGCCGTCGGCGTGCGGGTCAGCCCGTCAGGTCACCCGTGGAACGGGATCTGCTGCTGCGGGTTGAACTCCTTGTAGGTGTTCGGCTTCTGCTTGCCGACCCCCGCGGCGTCGGCGATCCGCAGGACGTCGAAGCCCTGCTGGATGTCGTTCGAGTAGACGTACCCGTTGTAGTAGTACGCCGACCACGAGCCGCCGAGGATGAGCCGCTCGTTCGACAGCGGACCCCGGTCGAACCACGCGATCTCGGTCGGTTTCTCCGAGTCGGTGAAGTCGAACACCGAGATGCCGCCCTGGTACCAGGCCTGGACCATGATGTCCTTGCCCTTGACCGGGATGAGCGAGCCGTTGTGGGCCACGCAGTTCTCGGTGTTGGTGTTCGTCCGCCGAATCTTGTAGTAGCTGCGGAACTCGAGCTCGCCGTCGACGATGTCGTAGATGGCGTTGGCGCCGCGCTTCTCGCCGACCGTCGGGTTGCAGGTGGCCGCGCCGCCGCCGCCGAGCTCGTCGGTGAAGACGACCTTGGTGCCGTCGTTGTTGAACGTGGCCGAGTGCCAGAACGCGAAGTTCTCGGTGTCGCGCACGCTCGAGATCACGACGGGGTTCTCACGGTCGGAGATGTCCATGAGGATGCCGTCGCCCATGCAGGCGCCCGCGGCGAGGTCGAGCTTCACGTACGTCGTGATGTCGTGGCAGCCGGACGTGGCCGACTTGCCCGGAGCGCCCTCGTAGCCGCCGTCCGGGAACAGCACGGGCGTCGCGACGACCTCGGCCGTCTCGGGCGCCTTGACCGGGATCTTGACGATCGAGATCAGGTCGTGCGGCGGCTGGCAGTTCACCAGGTTGACGTTGGGCGAGTACGAGGACACGTACGCGTAGAGCGTCCGGCCGTCCTTGCTCGGCGCGAGCGAGTGCGTGTGCGAGCCGCACGCGGTCTCGACCGACGTCACGTACTCGGGCGCCGTCGGGTCGGACACGTCGAAGATCTTCAGACCCTCCCAGTACGGGCTGGTCGTGTCGCTGCCCGGCACGCCCTGGTTCTCGCACGAGTCGTTGGTGCGGCGCGAGTCGGTCGACAGCACGAGGATGTCGCCGTAGACCGAGATGTCGTTCTGCGAGCCGGGGCACAGCACCTGGACGACCTGCTCCGGCGCGGCCGGGTCGCTGACGTCGTACACCGTGAAGCCGTTGTAGTTGCCCGCGAACGCGTAGTCGCCCTGGAACGCCATGTCCGAGCTGTACGCGCTCTCGGCCGTGAAGTGGCCGTTCTTGGGGATGTTGGCCAGCAGCTCCATGTTGACGGAGTCCATGCTGCCGGGCTGGGTCAGGTCCACGGGCGTCGTCGAGTCGTCCAGGGCCACGATGCCCTGGGCGGGGAGCTCGGCACCGTCGCCGGGCTCGGCGAACACGGGTCCCGCGGCCGCGAGGGACCCCACGGCGAGCGCTCCGGCCAGGGATCCGGCCGCGAGCGCACGTCGTCTGTGGATCGTTGTCATTCGACGCACAGGCGTCACACCTCCTTGGTAGGGTGCCCCCACTCTGGCGGAATGTGACCTGCGCCACCAGAGGACACGGCAAAAATTTACGAGGCGGTGACAGTGGACGTGGATCTTCCTCCCAGCCACGACGTGGCGAGGCGTGCCCGACGGCGGTGGTCCGCCCCGGCGTGGGTCCTCGTGCCCGGCGTGCTCGTCGCGGGGCTGGCGGGCTGCACGGGCGACGACGCCGCGGCGAGCTCGACGCCGTCGAGCGTCGTGCTGCAGCCCGGCCGGCCCGGCGAGCCCGCCACGACGGTCGCGCCGGAGGACTTCGTCCCCGACGACAGCACGGCCCCGCGGTGGAACCAGGCCGACGCGGACTTCGTGACGCACATGATCACGCACCACCTGCAGGCGCTCGAGATGGCGGAGCTCGCGGTCGACCGGGCCGAGCACGAGCAGGTGAAGGCCATCGCGTCGCGCATCTACGACACGCAGGGGGCCGAGATCCACGGGCTCGCCGCCTGGCTCGCCGAGCGGGACCTGCCGGTCCCGGCCGACGTCGAGCAGCTCGACGGGTCGGGGCCGCGCGCGCCCGGCGGCGGCCACGCGGGCCACGGCGACCACGGCGACCACGGCGACATGCCGGGCATGATCGGCGCGGAGCAGATGGCGGCGCTCGAGGCGGCGTCGGGCCCCCAGTTCGACCGGCTCTTCCTCGAGGCGATGATCGAGCACCACGAGGGCGCGGTCGACATGGCGGTCACGGTGCTCACCTCGGGCGAGGACCTGCGCACCGAGGAGCTCGCCAACGACATCGGCGCCGGCCAGGCGGCGGAGATCGCGCGGCTCCAGGACATCCTCGACGCGCTGTGACGCGCGTCAGGGCGCGGTGACGAACACGTCGAACAGCTCGGGGTGGTGGCCGTGCACGAGCACGGCGAACACCACGACGTCGAACAGCAGGTGCACCGTCACGACGTAGGTGAGGGACTTGTACCGGCTGAAGATCCACGCCTGCACGAGCGCGAACGGGATCGTCAGCGCCGGGCCCCACTCGCGGTAGCCCAGCTCCCAGAGGAACGAGACGAACACCATCGCCTGCAGCACGTTGGCCGTCTGCATCCCGAAGTGCCGGCGCAGCAGCGCGAAGACCGTGCAGATGAAGAACAGCTCGTCCCAGATGCCCACCGCGTTGACGCCGACGAACAGGCGCGCGACGTCGCCCGAGCGCTCGAGGTCCGGCCAGTTGAGGTAGGCGCCCGAGCCGAGGAAGTACCACGGCAGCACGAGGTAGCCGATGACGACGACCGCCACGAGGTAGAGGATCTGGCCGCGGCTCCAGCGCCGGCCCGTGGCGACCGGGAAGCGCACGGCGCCCGCACCGCCGTCGTCCCGGTACACGTAGCGCGAGACCGCCCAGGGCACGAGCACCGCGAGCGAGAGGACGACCGCGAACCGGACCATCCCGGCGTCGGACAGGTCGGCCTCGAGCGAGATGGTCGAGATGATCGCCATGCCGCCCGCGACGAGCACGAGGTCGCGGCCGAGCCGCCGGTCGACGGCCAGCCCGAGCGCGACGCCCGCCACGAGCGGCACGTACGCGAGCGGGCGGACGTGCACCGCGAACAGCAGGATCGCGGACGCGCACACGAGGGTGGCGGCGGTCAGGCGCAGCACGGCTCGGGGCACGCGCCGACCCTACCGGCGGACGTGCGAAGTCACCCGACCGGGGAGACGGTGGAGTGGTCCGACCCCACCCGCCGGAGGGAGAGCGACATGCCCGGCAAGGACCACGGCCCGTCGGTCAAGGACGACGAGCTGTACGAGAAGCTCCGCGACGAGGGCGAGAGCAAGGAGAAGGCGGCGCGCATCGCCAACGCGTCGGCGTCACGCGGGCGCAAGGACGTCGGCCGCGAGGGCGGTCGCTCGCCGTCGTACGAGGACTGGACGGTCGACGACCTGCGCGAGCGCGCCGCGGAGCTCGGCGTCGAGGGCCGGTCGTCCATGACCAAGGACGAGCTGATCGACGCGCTGCGCCACCATTGACGCGGACTGTCAGAGGCGGCCGCCAGGATGGAGCCCATGGCCACGACCGACGACGCCGTCAGACACGCCCTGCACCAGTACCTCCAGCGCACGCGCGAGGCGCTGGTGTGGAAGCTCGAGGGGCTCTCCGAGCGCGAGGCGCGCTGGCCGCGCACGCCCACGGGGACGAACCTCCTCGGCCTCGTGAAGCACGCCGCGGGGATCGAGATCGACTACTTCGGCGTGACGTTCGGGCGCCCGTGGCCCGAGCCGGACGAGGTGCCGTGGCTCGAGTGGAGCGAGGAGGACCCGAACGCGGACCTCTACGCGACGGCCGACGAGTCGATCACCGACGTCGTCGACCTGTACCGGCGCGTGTGGGAGTTCGCCGACGAGACCATCACGACGCTGCCCCTCGGCACCGCGGGCCACGTGCCGTGGTGGCCCGAGGGCTCGGACGCGAGCCTGCTCCGGATCCTCGTGCACGTCAACGCCGACCTCACGCGGCACGCCGGCCAGGCGGACATCCTGCGCGAGCTGCACGACGGCGCGGCCGGCCTCGCGCGCGACAACACCAACCTGCCGGGGTGGGACGCCGCCGCGTGGGCCGCCCACGTGGCACGGCTGCGCACCCTGGCCGAGAGCTTCGGAGAGTGAGATGCCTCCCACCTACCCGCGCATCCTCTCGGTCGTGCTCGACACGACCGACGCGCGCGCCCTGGCCGAGTTCTACCGGCAGATGTTCGGGCTGACGTACCGCGCCGGAGACCAGCCGCCCGCCCCGGGCGAGCCGGACCCGAACGGCGAGGACTGGCTCGTGCTCACGGGCCCCGAGGGCCTCCGCCTCGCGTTCCAGCAGGTCGCGGACCTGCGACGGTCGACGTGGCCGGAGCCGGACGTGCCGCAGCAGCTCCACCTCGACACCGCGGTGGACGACCGCACGGAGCTCGACCGGCACCACCAGCGGGCGCTCGCGCTCGGGGCGACGCTGCTGCGGGACCGCTCGGACGACCCCGAGGAGCCGCTGCGCGTCTACGCCGACCCGCAGGGTCACCCGTTCTGCCTCTTCGTGGGGTGACGCCGGGGCCGGGGAAGCGGCTGGGAGAATGGGCCGGTGCAGTGCGACCACTTCGACGCCGGACGGTGCCACTCGTGCACCCTCCTGCAGGTCGCGTACCCCACCCAGGTCCGTGAGAAGGCCGACCACGTCCGCACGCTGCTCGCCGGGTACGACGACGTCGCGTGGCTGCCACCGGTCACGAGCGCCGAGTCGGGCTTCCGCAACAAGGCCAAGATGGTCGTCAGCGGGACGGTCGAGGAGCCTGTGCTCGGCATCCTCGGCGCCGCCGGCGGCCCGTTCGAGGGCCGCGGCATCGACCTCACCGACTGCGGCCTGTACCCGCCCGCGCTCCAGGCGGCGTTCCCGGTGCTCGGCGAGCTCGTCACGCGCGCTCAGGTCCGCCCGTACGACCTGTCGCCCGAGGGCCCCGACGGGGGCGCCGCACGCCGGCGCCGACGGGAGACGCCGCGCGAGGCGGCGCGCCGGGGCGAGCTCAAGCACGTCCTCGTGACGCTCTCGCCCGACGGCGAGCTCATGGTGCGGCTCGTGCTGCGCTCGCAGGAGCCCGTGGCGCGGATCCGCAAGCACCTGCCGTGGCTGCTCGAGGCGCTGCCGCAGGTCGCGGTGGTGAGCGTCAACATCCAGCCGGCGCACGCCGCGGTGCTCGAGGGCGAGCTCGAGATCGTGCTCACCGAGCGCGAGACGCTGCCGATGCGGCTCGACGGCATCACGCTGCACCTGCGCCCGCAGAGCTTCTTCCAGACCAACACCGAGGTCGCCGCGGCCCTGTACCGGCAGGCGCGCGACTGGGTCGACGAGGTCGCCCCCGCCGTCCTGTGGGACCTGTACTGCGGCGTCGGCGGGTTCGCGCTGCACTGCGCGGCGCCCGGCCGTGCGGTGCGCGGGATCGAGATCTCGGCCGAGGCCGTCGCGTCGGCGACCACGACGGCGCGCGAGCTGGCGACGCTGCCCCGCTCCGCCGTCGTCGGCGGGCACGACGCCGCGTGGTGGCGCGAGGCGATGCGCGACGTGCGGTTCGAGGCCGCCGACGCGACCACCGTCGTGTCAGAAAGCGGGTGGGCCGGAGCCCACCAGGCTTCTGACACGCCGGAGATGGTCGTGGTCAACCCGCCGCGACGCGGCATCGGCTCGGACCTGGCGCGGTGGCTCGAGGCCTCGGGCGTGTGTCACGTGCTCTACTCGAGCTGCAACGCCACGACGCTCGCCAAGGACCTCGCCGAGATGCCGTCGCTCCGGCCGCGGCGGGCGCGCC contains:
- the rlmC gene encoding 23S rRNA (uracil(747)-C(5))-methyltransferase RlmC; the encoded protein is MQCDHFDAGRCHSCTLLQVAYPTQVREKADHVRTLLAGYDDVAWLPPVTSAESGFRNKAKMVVSGTVEEPVLGILGAAGGPFEGRGIDLTDCGLYPPALQAAFPVLGELVTRAQVRPYDLSPEGPDGGAARRRRRETPREAARRGELKHVLVTLSPDGELMVRLVLRSQEPVARIRKHLPWLLEALPQVAVVSVNIQPAHAAVLEGELEIVLTERETLPMRLDGITLHLRPQSFFQTNTEVAAALYRQARDWVDEVAPAVLWDLYCGVGGFALHCAAPGRAVRGIEISAEAVASATTTARELATLPRSAVVGGHDAAWWREAMRDVRFEAADATTVVSESGWAGAHQASDTPEMVVVNPPRRGIGSDLARWLEASGVCHVLYSSCNATTLAKDLAEMPSLRPRRARLLDMFPQTSHYEVLVLLERA